The following proteins come from a genomic window of Lycium ferocissimum isolate CSIRO_LF1 chromosome 4, AGI_CSIRO_Lferr_CH_V1, whole genome shotgun sequence:
- the LOC132053641 gene encoding general negative regulator of transcription subunit 3 isoform X2 translates to MGASRKLQGEIDRVLKKVQEGVDVFDSIWNKVYDTDNANQKEKFEADLKKEIKKLQRYRDQIKTWIQSSEIKDKKVSASYEQALMDARKLIEREMERFKVCEKETKTKAFSKEGLGQQPKTDPKEKAKSETRDWLNNVVGELENQIDNFEAELEGLSVKKGKQRPPRLVHLETSIVRHKAHIMKLELILRLLDNDELSPEQVNDVKDFLDDYVERNQEDFDEFSDVDELYSTLPLDKVESLEDLVTVGPPGLVKVSVTSSTQQAASVQDQADEAASQDSSSETVVRTPPPKSSAVAASAPTTPVGSHATQAAAALSPTSMSNAIKEDDLTSFPGRKPSPVLSETPLRGVSRGALSNQPVASMALGSAGSVTGNGGVGAIPSASEVTKRNILVSEERLGSSGMGQPLVSPLANRMMMSQAAKATDGTGVADGANLGDATVMTGRVFSPVGPGMQWRPGSSFQNQNEAGQFRGRTEIAPDQREKFLQRFQQVQQQGQNNLLGVPPFSGGNLKQFSSQQQNPLLPQFNSQSSSVSPQLGLGVGAQAVGSNSIASSTSLQQQPVADAGHSKADELQQQQILPEDSSADSAANAGLGKNLLNEDDMKASYGLDTPMQGGVTGSVTEASPKPRDTDLSPGQPLQSSQPSGSLGVIGRRSVADLGAIGDNLSASTANSGGMHDQLYSLQMLESAFYKLPQPKDSERAKSYTPRHPAVSPPSYPQVQAPIVNNPAFWERLGADNYGTDTLFFAFYYQQNTYQQYLAAKELKKQSWRYHRKYNTWFQRHEEPTVATDDFEQGTYVYFDFHIANDEQHGWCQRIKQEFTFEYNYLEDELIV, encoded by the exons ATGGGAGCGAGTAGAAAGTTACAGGGCGAAATAGATCGAGTTTTGAAGAAAGTTCAAGAAGGCGTTGATGTCTTCGATAGCATTTGGAACAAG GTTTATGACACGGATAATGCCAACCAGAAGGAGAAATTTGAAGCCGatttgaaaaaggaaataaaaaagctTCAGCGGTATAGAGACCAAATCAAAACATGGATTCAATCCAGCGAAATCAAAGATAAAAAG GTAAGTGCGTCATATGAGCAAGCGTTGATGGATGCTCGTAAGCTTATTGAGCGTGAAATGGAACGATTCAAAGTCTGTGAGAAAGAAACTAAGACCAAAGCATTTTCAAAAGAAGGCTTGGGCCAACAACCTAAGACG GACCCAAAGGAGAAGGCTAAGTCAGAGACAAGAGATTGGTTGAATAATGTG GTTGGGGAGCTCGAAAATCAAATTGACAATTTCGAGGCTGAATTAGAAGGACTCTCAGTTAAAAAAGGGAAGCAAAGGCCCCCAAGATTG GTACATTTGGAAACATCCATTGTTCGGCACAAGGCTCATATAATGAAGTTAGAGTTAATTTTAAGATTACTGGATAATGATGAATTGAGTCCTGAGCAAGTAAATGATGTCAAGGATTTCCTCGATGATTATGTGGAACGTAATCAG GAGGATTTTGATGAATTCAGTGATGTTGATGAGCTTTATAGCACTTTACCGCTGGATAAGGTGGAGTCTCTTGAAGATCTGGTTACCGTCGGTCCACCTGGTCTTGTCAAG GTGTCTGTAACATCTTCAACACAGCAAGCTGCTAGTGTTCAGGATCAGGCTGATGAAGCAGCATCACAGGACAGTAGCTCTGAAACAGTTGTAAGGACGCCACCTCCTAAAAGTAGTGCAGTTGCTGCTTCTGCTCCCACAACGCCTGTTGGGAGTCATGCAACTCAG gctgctgctgctttATCTCCAACTAGCATGTCAAATGCAATAAAAGAAGATGATTTGACGAGCTTCCCAGGTCGAAAGCCTTCCCCTGTCCTTAGCGAAACTCCTTTAAGGGGTGTAAGTAGAGGTGCTCTATCTAACCAACCCGTGGCTAGTATGGCACTTGGTTCTGCTGGTTCAGTTACTGGCAATGGAGGTGTAGGAGCTATTCCTTCTGCTTCTGAAGTCACAAAGAGAAATATCTTAGTTTCGGAGGAGAGGCTTGGAAGTAGTGGCATGGGACAGCCTTTGGTATCCCCTCTGGCTAACAGAATGATGATGTCACAAGCAGCTAAGGCTACAGATGGAACTGGTGTTGCTGATGGGGCAAATCTCGGCGATGCTACTGTCATGACTGGTAGAGTTTTCTCTCCTGTTGGTCCTGGTATGCAGTGGAGGCCTGGTAGTTCCTTTCAGAATCAAAATGAAGCg GGCCAATTCCGTGGAAGAACTGAAATTGCCCCTGACCAGAGGGAGAAGTTTTTGCAACGATTTCAGCAAGTACAGCAGCAAGGTCAGAATAATCTTCTTGGCGTACCTCCATTTAGTGGAGGAAACCTTAAGCAGTTCTCGTCCCAGCAACAGAATCCACTTTTGCCACAG TTCAATTCTCAAAGCTCCTCCGTCTCTCCTCAACTTGGATTGGGAGTTGGTGCCCAAGCAGTTGGTAGTAACAGCATTGCCTCATCTACATCTTTGCAGCAGCAGCCA GTTGCAGATGCGGGTCACTCAAAAGCTGATGAGTTGCAGCAACAACAGATTTTGCCTGAAGATTCTTCTGCAGATTCTGCTGCAAATGCTGGGCTCGGGAAAAATCTTTTGAATGAGGATGATATGAAAGCTTCATACGGATTAGATACCCCA ATGCAGGGAGGAGTCACTGGCTCTGTTACTGAAGCATCCCCTAAACCAAGGGATACAGATCTATCTCCTGGGCAACCCTTGCAATCCAGTCAGCCATCTGGAAGCCTTGGGGTTATTGGTCGAAGGAGTGTTGCTGACCTTGGAGCAATTGGTGATAACCTGAGTGCATCGACTGCAAATTCTGGAGGAATGCATGACCAATTATACAGCTTGCAGATGCTTGAATCTGCCTTTTACAAACTTCCTCAACCCAAAGATTCTGAACGTGCAAAGAGCTATACACCA AGGCACCCTGCAGTTAGCCCTCCAAGCTATCCCCAAGTACAAGCTCCCATTGTCAATAATCCTGCCTTCTGGGAAAGACTTGGAGCTGATAACTATGGCACTGACACTCTGTTCTTTGCATTTTATTACCAACAG AACACTTATCAGCAGTATCTGGCTGCTAAGGAGTTAAAGAAACAGTCTTGGAGGTACCACAGAAAATATAACACATGGTTTCAGCGGCATGAGGAGCCTACTGTTGCCACTGATGACTTTGAACAGGGCACATATGTGTACTTTGATTTCCACATCGCCAATGATGAACAACATGGATG GTGTCAGAGGATCAAGCAGGAGTTCACATTTGAATACAATTATCTTGAAGATGAGCTCATTGTATAG
- the LOC132053641 gene encoding general negative regulator of transcription subunit 3 isoform X1 — MGASRKLQGEIDRVLKKVQEGVDVFDSIWNKVYDTDNANQKEKFEADLKKEIKKLQRYRDQIKTWIQSSEIKDKKVSASYEQALMDARKLIEREMERFKVCEKETKTKAFSKEGLGQQPKTDPKEKAKSETRDWLNNVVGELENQIDNFEAELEGLSVKKGKQRPPRLVHLETSIVRHKAHIMKLELILRLLDNDELSPEQVNDVKDFLDDYVERNQEDFDEFSDVDELYSTLPLDKVESLEDLVTVGPPGLVKGVTVASAVLSVKSSLASSPAQTSVSVTSSTQQAASVQDQADEAASQDSSSETVVRTPPPKSSAVAASAPTTPVGSHATQAAAALSPTSMSNAIKEDDLTSFPGRKPSPVLSETPLRGVSRGALSNQPVASMALGSAGSVTGNGGVGAIPSASEVTKRNILVSEERLGSSGMGQPLVSPLANRMMMSQAAKATDGTGVADGANLGDATVMTGRVFSPVGPGMQWRPGSSFQNQNEAGQFRGRTEIAPDQREKFLQRFQQVQQQGQNNLLGVPPFSGGNLKQFSSQQQNPLLPQFNSQSSSVSPQLGLGVGAQAVGSNSIASSTSLQQQPVADAGHSKADELQQQQILPEDSSADSAANAGLGKNLLNEDDMKASYGLDTPMQGGVTGSVTEASPKPRDTDLSPGQPLQSSQPSGSLGVIGRRSVADLGAIGDNLSASTANSGGMHDQLYSLQMLESAFYKLPQPKDSERAKSYTPRHPAVSPPSYPQVQAPIVNNPAFWERLGADNYGTDTLFFAFYYQQNTYQQYLAAKELKKQSWRYHRKYNTWFQRHEEPTVATDDFEQGTYVYFDFHIANDEQHGWCQRIKQEFTFEYNYLEDELIV, encoded by the exons ATGGGAGCGAGTAGAAAGTTACAGGGCGAAATAGATCGAGTTTTGAAGAAAGTTCAAGAAGGCGTTGATGTCTTCGATAGCATTTGGAACAAG GTTTATGACACGGATAATGCCAACCAGAAGGAGAAATTTGAAGCCGatttgaaaaaggaaataaaaaagctTCAGCGGTATAGAGACCAAATCAAAACATGGATTCAATCCAGCGAAATCAAAGATAAAAAG GTAAGTGCGTCATATGAGCAAGCGTTGATGGATGCTCGTAAGCTTATTGAGCGTGAAATGGAACGATTCAAAGTCTGTGAGAAAGAAACTAAGACCAAAGCATTTTCAAAAGAAGGCTTGGGCCAACAACCTAAGACG GACCCAAAGGAGAAGGCTAAGTCAGAGACAAGAGATTGGTTGAATAATGTG GTTGGGGAGCTCGAAAATCAAATTGACAATTTCGAGGCTGAATTAGAAGGACTCTCAGTTAAAAAAGGGAAGCAAAGGCCCCCAAGATTG GTACATTTGGAAACATCCATTGTTCGGCACAAGGCTCATATAATGAAGTTAGAGTTAATTTTAAGATTACTGGATAATGATGAATTGAGTCCTGAGCAAGTAAATGATGTCAAGGATTTCCTCGATGATTATGTGGAACGTAATCAG GAGGATTTTGATGAATTCAGTGATGTTGATGAGCTTTATAGCACTTTACCGCTGGATAAGGTGGAGTCTCTTGAAGATCTGGTTACCGTCGGTCCACCTGGTCTTGTCAAG GGTGTCACTGTTGCCAGTGCGGTTTTGAGTGTGAAAAGTTCTCTGGCCTCTTCACCTGCTCAAACATCG GTGTCTGTAACATCTTCAACACAGCAAGCTGCTAGTGTTCAGGATCAGGCTGATGAAGCAGCATCACAGGACAGTAGCTCTGAAACAGTTGTAAGGACGCCACCTCCTAAAAGTAGTGCAGTTGCTGCTTCTGCTCCCACAACGCCTGTTGGGAGTCATGCAACTCAG gctgctgctgctttATCTCCAACTAGCATGTCAAATGCAATAAAAGAAGATGATTTGACGAGCTTCCCAGGTCGAAAGCCTTCCCCTGTCCTTAGCGAAACTCCTTTAAGGGGTGTAAGTAGAGGTGCTCTATCTAACCAACCCGTGGCTAGTATGGCACTTGGTTCTGCTGGTTCAGTTACTGGCAATGGAGGTGTAGGAGCTATTCCTTCTGCTTCTGAAGTCACAAAGAGAAATATCTTAGTTTCGGAGGAGAGGCTTGGAAGTAGTGGCATGGGACAGCCTTTGGTATCCCCTCTGGCTAACAGAATGATGATGTCACAAGCAGCTAAGGCTACAGATGGAACTGGTGTTGCTGATGGGGCAAATCTCGGCGATGCTACTGTCATGACTGGTAGAGTTTTCTCTCCTGTTGGTCCTGGTATGCAGTGGAGGCCTGGTAGTTCCTTTCAGAATCAAAATGAAGCg GGCCAATTCCGTGGAAGAACTGAAATTGCCCCTGACCAGAGGGAGAAGTTTTTGCAACGATTTCAGCAAGTACAGCAGCAAGGTCAGAATAATCTTCTTGGCGTACCTCCATTTAGTGGAGGAAACCTTAAGCAGTTCTCGTCCCAGCAACAGAATCCACTTTTGCCACAG TTCAATTCTCAAAGCTCCTCCGTCTCTCCTCAACTTGGATTGGGAGTTGGTGCCCAAGCAGTTGGTAGTAACAGCATTGCCTCATCTACATCTTTGCAGCAGCAGCCA GTTGCAGATGCGGGTCACTCAAAAGCTGATGAGTTGCAGCAACAACAGATTTTGCCTGAAGATTCTTCTGCAGATTCTGCTGCAAATGCTGGGCTCGGGAAAAATCTTTTGAATGAGGATGATATGAAAGCTTCATACGGATTAGATACCCCA ATGCAGGGAGGAGTCACTGGCTCTGTTACTGAAGCATCCCCTAAACCAAGGGATACAGATCTATCTCCTGGGCAACCCTTGCAATCCAGTCAGCCATCTGGAAGCCTTGGGGTTATTGGTCGAAGGAGTGTTGCTGACCTTGGAGCAATTGGTGATAACCTGAGTGCATCGACTGCAAATTCTGGAGGAATGCATGACCAATTATACAGCTTGCAGATGCTTGAATCTGCCTTTTACAAACTTCCTCAACCCAAAGATTCTGAACGTGCAAAGAGCTATACACCA AGGCACCCTGCAGTTAGCCCTCCAAGCTATCCCCAAGTACAAGCTCCCATTGTCAATAATCCTGCCTTCTGGGAAAGACTTGGAGCTGATAACTATGGCACTGACACTCTGTTCTTTGCATTTTATTACCAACAG AACACTTATCAGCAGTATCTGGCTGCTAAGGAGTTAAAGAAACAGTCTTGGAGGTACCACAGAAAATATAACACATGGTTTCAGCGGCATGAGGAGCCTACTGTTGCCACTGATGACTTTGAACAGGGCACATATGTGTACTTTGATTTCCACATCGCCAATGATGAACAACATGGATG GTGTCAGAGGATCAAGCAGGAGTTCACATTTGAATACAATTATCTTGAAGATGAGCTCATTGTATAG